One segment of Vibrio orientalis CIP 102891 = ATCC 33934 DNA contains the following:
- a CDS encoding porin has product MKKTLVALAVLATASANAGNLYENDATSVKVSGEVDTVLKTLKTKSGGSTVTDDDAQVYAWANVQFDVDHKLSDSVTAFGSFEMEADNGDTVKVDDAKVGFKGNFGKVTFGETGSSYAILEKAELTNEGADVDVVYNSTESAGNGIRYEITVADSLSLSADIQTKASETVDSDWAISADYAIADFTIGAAYLQADEKTQDYDRNSMGLSVSYEANGFYVAGTYTQYEGQGDVNVEGGDSTASLGDHDGNTYALAASYSWDAYKVYGAYQVLTADKTTSGANIDADLDNYYLGLEYAVMANLTAFVEYNVTELSGSSVASKQEADFAAAGLYLTF; this is encoded by the coding sequence ATGAAAAAGACTCTAGTAGCTCTAGCTGTGCTAGCAACAGCTTCTGCAAACGCGGGTAACTTATACGAAAACGACGCTACTTCAGTGAAGGTTTCTGGTGAAGTTGATACAGTTCTTAAAACGCTAAAGACTAAATCTGGCGGTTCTACAGTTACTGATGACGACGCACAAGTTTACGCTTGGGCTAACGTTCAGTTTGACGTTGACCACAAACTTTCTGATTCTGTGACAGCTTTCGGTTCTTTCGAAATGGAAGCTGACAATGGCGATACTGTTAAAGTTGACGACGCTAAAGTTGGTTTCAAAGGTAACTTCGGTAAAGTAACTTTCGGTGAGACTGGTTCTTCTTACGCTATCCTAGAGAAAGCTGAACTTACTAACGAAGGTGCAGATGTAGACGTAGTTTACAACAGTACTGAGTCTGCTGGTAACGGTATCCGTTACGAAATTACAGTAGCTGACTCTCTAAGCCTATCTGCTGATATCCAGACTAAAGCTTCAGAGACTGTTGACAGCGACTGGGCTATCTCAGCTGATTACGCAATCGCTGACTTCACTATCGGTGCTGCATACCTACAAGCGGACGAGAAAACACAAGATTACGACCGTAACTCAATGGGTCTATCTGTATCTTACGAAGCAAATGGTTTCTACGTAGCTGGTACTTACACTCAGTACGAAGGTCAAGGTGACGTAAACGTTGAAGGTGGTGATTCTACAGCTAGCTTAGGCGATCACGATGGTAACACTTACGCTCTAGCAGCGTCTTACTCTTGGGATGCGTACAAAGTATATGGTGCTTACCAAGTACTTACAGCTGATAAAACAACGTCAGGTGCAAACATTGACGCTGACCTAGATAACTACTACCTAGGCTTAGAATACGCAGTTATGGCTAACCTAACAGCATTCGTTGAATACAACGTAACTGAGCTTTCTGGTAGCAGCGTTGCTAGCAAGCAAGAAGCTGACTTCGCAGCTGCAGGTCTATACCTAACTTTCTAA
- a CDS encoding DUF2057 family protein: MKSIFLFIFVLVSSTIQAAQLSVERGFEVHTINGQEVEENSESHYELKDGDNQIVFSFSGNLSTGTSSELLNTKPYVLTLDTDKNSEIEIELISRKHKRVVSALEKSAPWFVVYDQDKEIEDFQLALLPAKKGFFPYADIPALVANYNKENKIYFSDGNLVDYEQLEKVTNSKFIKLQSLYLDASPEERKQFRKWIIDIE; encoded by the coding sequence ATGAAGTCAATTTTTCTTTTTATATTTGTATTGGTCTCAAGTACAATTCAGGCCGCTCAGCTATCTGTTGAGCGTGGATTCGAAGTTCACACGATCAATGGTCAAGAAGTTGAGGAGAACTCTGAGAGTCATTACGAGCTGAAGGATGGCGACAATCAAATAGTCTTTTCTTTTTCTGGCAACCTTTCTACCGGCACTAGCTCTGAGCTTCTGAACACTAAGCCCTATGTTCTCACGTTGGATACTGACAAGAATAGTGAAATTGAAATTGAACTCATTAGTCGTAAACATAAGAGAGTTGTAAGTGCTCTTGAGAAATCTGCTCCTTGGTTTGTTGTCTATGACCAAGATAAAGAAATCGAAGACTTTCAGTTAGCGCTATTACCCGCTAAAAAAGGATTCTTCCCTTATGCCGACATTCCAGCTCTTGTGGCTAACTACAATAAAGAAAATAAAATCTATTTCTCCGACGGTAATCTGGTCGATTACGAGCAATTAGAGAAAGTAACTAACTCTAAGTTTATAAAGCTTCAGTCTCTATATTTGGATGCATCGCCGGAAGAGCGCAAGCAATTTCGTAAATGGATTATTGATATTGAGTAG
- the bioA gene encoding adenosylmethionine--8-amino-7-oxononanoate transaminase yields MDLAFDRRHIWHPYTSTLTPLTCYPVSSAKGVMLELEDGKQLIDGMSSWWSAIHGYNHPHLNQAAHSQIDKVSHVMFGGITHEPAINLCKKLLSFAPENLQHVFLADSGSVSVEVSLKMALQYWHAKGQSRPKFLTLRDGYHGDTFAAMSVTDPDNSMHSLYKGFLPEHIFAQSPKTGYWQEWDESDLDDFKEKLDRHHQEIAAVILEPIVQGAGGMRIYHPNFLKGVRDLCDQYGLLLILDEIATGFGRTGKMFACEHADIQPDILCVGKALTSGYMTLSATLASSEVAHTVCGGDAGCFMHGPTFMGNPLACAVAAASMELLEENHWQAQTKQIESLFAELLPKLKHYDLVDDVRWLGAIGVVETKSPVNMENIQAHFVEQGVWIRPFGKLIYMMPPFISEAEHIQQLVDAVECALKNTDCFQ; encoded by the coding sequence ATGGATCTCGCTTTCGATCGCCGTCATATATGGCATCCTTACACATCGACGTTAACACCTCTGACCTGCTATCCCGTAAGCTCTGCCAAAGGAGTAATGCTTGAATTAGAAGATGGCAAACAGCTTATCGATGGGATGTCCTCATGGTGGTCAGCGATTCATGGTTACAACCACCCACACCTCAACCAAGCGGCTCACAGTCAAATCGACAAGGTTTCTCATGTAATGTTTGGTGGGATTACTCATGAACCAGCGATTAACTTGTGTAAGAAGCTACTCTCATTCGCTCCTGAAAATTTGCAGCATGTATTTCTTGCTGATTCCGGCTCTGTCTCTGTAGAAGTAAGCTTAAAAATGGCCTTGCAATACTGGCATGCCAAAGGGCAATCAAGACCCAAGTTTCTTACCTTGAGAGACGGTTACCACGGCGACACCTTTGCGGCGATGTCGGTCACTGATCCTGACAACTCAATGCACTCTTTATACAAAGGTTTTCTGCCCGAGCATATCTTTGCCCAATCCCCTAAAACTGGTTACTGGCAAGAGTGGGATGAATCAGATCTTGATGATTTCAAAGAGAAGCTAGATCGACACCATCAAGAGATCGCGGCGGTGATATTAGAGCCGATAGTCCAAGGTGCGGGGGGTATGCGTATCTATCATCCCAATTTCCTAAAAGGGGTGAGAGATCTGTGCGATCAATATGGGCTGCTGTTGATCCTAGACGAAATTGCGACCGGATTTGGCCGCACAGGTAAGATGTTTGCTTGTGAGCATGCCGATATTCAACCGGATATCTTATGTGTTGGTAAAGCACTTACCAGCGGTTATATGACACTATCAGCGACATTGGCCTCGAGCGAAGTGGCGCACACTGTTTGTGGGGGTGACGCAGGCTGCTTTATGCACGGACCCACCTTTATGGGTAACCCGTTAGCCTGTGCTGTTGCTGCTGCGAGTATGGAGTTACTCGAAGAAAACCACTGGCAGGCACAAACAAAACAAATAGAAAGCCTATTTGCAGAGCTGTTACCCAAACTCAAACACTATGACTTAGTCGATGACGTGCGCTGGCTAGGCGCTATCGGCGTGGTAGAGACAAAGTCACCCGTGAATATGGAAAACATTCAGGCGCATTTTGTTGAACAAGGCGTGTGGATTCGTCCATTTGGCAAGCTGATTTATATGATGCCACCATTTATCAGCGAAGCAGAGCATATCCAGCAGCTTGTCGATGCGGTGGAATGCGCGCTAAAAAATACAGATTGCTTCCAATAA
- the bioB gene encoding biotin synthase BioB, whose translation MEVRHNWTVAEVRELMEKPFMDLLFEAQMVHRQYQQHNHVQVSTLLSIKTGACPEDCKYCPQSARYTTDIEKERLMEVERVLDAAQKAKNAGSTRFCMGAAWKNPKERDMPHLTDMIKGVKGMGLETCMTLGMLTPDQAKSLSDAGLDYYNHNLDTSPEFYGSIITTRTYQDRLDTLSHVRDAGMKICSGGIIGMGESTNDRAGLFVELANLPTHPESVPINMLVKVKGTPLEEVDDVEPFDFVRLIAVARIMMPMSAVRLSAGREDMNEQMQALCFMAGANSVFYGCKLLTTPNPSEDKDMQLFNKLGINSQEVSQKPDEIEENDLLDRVVERVAARPAKDDLFYDASV comes from the coding sequence GTGGAAGTACGTCACAATTGGACTGTTGCCGAAGTTCGAGAGCTTATGGAGAAACCATTTATGGATCTTCTGTTCGAAGCGCAAATGGTTCATCGTCAATACCAGCAACATAACCATGTACAAGTGAGTACGTTACTCTCCATCAAAACGGGTGCTTGTCCAGAGGATTGCAAATATTGTCCTCAGAGTGCTCGCTACACCACTGACATTGAGAAAGAGCGCTTAATGGAAGTCGAACGTGTTCTCGACGCGGCGCAAAAGGCCAAGAACGCGGGCTCTACACGTTTTTGTATGGGCGCAGCGTGGAAAAATCCAAAAGAGCGCGATATGCCTCACCTTACCGATATGATAAAGGGTGTAAAAGGCATGGGATTAGAGACATGTATGACGCTAGGCATGTTGACGCCAGATCAAGCTAAGTCCCTGTCTGACGCGGGTTTGGATTACTACAACCATAACCTAGATACGTCGCCAGAATTCTATGGCAGCATCATCACAACTCGTACATATCAAGATCGCCTAGATACCTTATCTCACGTTCGTGATGCGGGTATGAAGATCTGTTCTGGCGGTATCATTGGCATGGGTGAGAGCACTAACGATCGAGCGGGACTTTTTGTCGAGCTGGCCAACTTACCAACGCACCCAGAGAGTGTGCCAATTAATATGTTGGTTAAAGTGAAAGGTACGCCACTTGAAGAGGTAGATGATGTTGAGCCGTTCGATTTTGTTCGTCTGATTGCTGTGGCTCGTATCATGATGCCAATGTCTGCTGTGCGTCTATCTGCCGGTCGTGAGGACATGAATGAACAAATGCAGGCGTTGTGCTTTATGGCAGGAGCAAACTCAGTATTCTACGGTTGCAAGCTACTAACCACACCAAACCCATCTGAAGATAAAGATATGCAGCTATTTAACAAGCTGGGTATCAACAGCCAAGAAGTTTCCCAAAAACCTGATGAGATTGAAGAAAATGATCTGCTTGACCGTGTGGTAGAGCGCGTAGCAGCAAGACCAGCAAAAGACGATCTATTCTACGATGCCAGCGTTTAA